A window of the Oligoflexus sp. genome harbors these coding sequences:
- the nadA gene encoding quinolinate synthase NadA yields the protein MSLSLDATYALMKEKLQGLVPEFELEHKAELAYEINKLKEERNAIILGHNYMEPALFHAVADITGDSLELCRKAAATDKDIIVFCGVEFMAETAKILNPTRKVLIPSKKAGCSLAQSITAADVRKLREQFPGVPVVTYINSYADVKAETDICCTSGNAVKIVNQLDSDQVIFIPDEFLAKNVAKQTGKTIIFPENDLNKAMQSGDGLKKVFIGWHGRCEVHELFTPQDIADVRAQYPDVVVLAHPECPPEVVEAADYSGSTSAMIKYVQEVKAPRYLLLTECAMADNIIAANRDKEVLRLCSHRCPHMAQITLEDTLASLQNLQYEIHLEEELRLKAKRSIDRMLEMS from the coding sequence ATGTCACTATCACTTGATGCCACCTATGCCCTGATGAAGGAAAAACTCCAGGGCCTTGTTCCTGAGTTCGAACTGGAGCATAAAGCTGAATTGGCTTATGAAATCAATAAGCTGAAGGAAGAACGCAACGCCATTATCCTGGGCCATAACTATATGGAGCCAGCCCTTTTTCACGCCGTCGCGGACATCACCGGGGATTCCCTGGAGCTATGCCGTAAAGCCGCTGCGACGGACAAGGATATTATTGTCTTCTGCGGTGTGGAATTCATGGCCGAAACCGCCAAGATCCTGAACCCGACCCGGAAGGTTCTGATTCCTTCCAAGAAGGCGGGCTGTTCACTGGCGCAGAGCATTACCGCGGCCGATGTACGGAAATTGCGGGAGCAGTTCCCGGGCGTGCCTGTGGTCACCTATATCAACAGCTATGCGGATGTGAAGGCGGAGACGGATATCTGCTGCACCTCGGGCAATGCTGTGAAAATCGTGAATCAGCTGGACAGCGACCAGGTGATTTTCATTCCCGATGAATTTTTGGCGAAGAACGTGGCGAAGCAGACGGGCAAGACGATCATCTTCCCCGAGAACGATCTGAACAAGGCGATGCAGTCCGGTGACGGCTTGAAGAAAGTCTTCATCGGCTGGCACGGCCGCTGTGAAGTTCACGAGCTCTTCACGCCTCAGGATATTGCGGACGTTCGCGCGCAGTATCCGGACGTTGTGGTGCTCGCGCATCCCGAGTGTCCGCCGGAAGTGGTGGAAGCTGCGGATTATTCCGGCAGTACCTCGGCCATGATCAAATACGTTCAGGAGGTCAAGGCTCCGCGTTATCTGCTTCTGACGGAATGTGCGATGGCCGATAACATCATCGCGGCGAATCGTGACAAGGAAGTCCTGCGGCTCTGCAGTCACCGCTGTCCGCACATGGCTCAGATTACGCTGGAAGATACTTTGGCTTCCCTGCAAAACCTCCAGTATGAAATTCATCTGGAAGAGGAACTGAGGCTTAAGGCCAAGCGTTCGATCGATCGAATGCTGGAGATGTCCTGA
- the thrS gene encoding threonine--tRNA ligase, translated as MESASLVRLRHSLAHVMAQAVRDHFSKEGPVHFAGGPPIQDGFYYDFDLPRALVPDDLPALENRMKEILKKGHAFRYQELSADEARLILADQPYKLEILDGLQKGGCDDHGEKIGDAVPQLISLYEHADFRDLCRGPHVASCQDIPSDCFKLMKIAGAYWRGDEKRPMLQRIYALAFASAADLQEHLHRLEEAEKRDHRKLGKELKLFFFHATAPGMPYWLPQGFSILNQLIQWWREVHEREDYAEISSPLINSKKLWEISGHWEHYRDDMFVMALDKDEVYGVKPMNCPNAMIVFNHEAKSYRDLPLRLSDCDALHRHERSGALHGLLRVQKFQQDDAHIFVENQEDAIHREFQRILELVDEFYRVFRLPYRFRLATQPQDSMGEAADWQRAEACLRRVLDERGGSYEVAVGDGAFYGPKIDILIQDAIGRDWQMGTLQLDLQLPQRFDCQYVDRDGQRKHPAVIHRVIYGSMERFIGILIEHCEGRFPVWLAPVQLRILPIADRHEDFARRVQKSLRAAGIRADLDADAQSLGHRVRQFRLERIPYAVVIGDQEVEQGRLSLRSRDDEGLVSLNVDELLEKLKREIQAKYMR; from the coding sequence ATGGAATCCGCATCTCTTGTTCGTCTCCGTCATAGCCTTGCCCATGTCATGGCGCAGGCCGTCCGTGATCATTTTTCCAAGGAGGGTCCGGTCCACTTCGCTGGCGGCCCCCCGATCCAGGATGGCTTCTATTACGACTTTGATCTGCCGCGCGCCCTTGTCCCTGATGACCTGCCCGCCCTTGAAAATCGTATGAAAGAAATCCTGAAGAAGGGACATGCCTTCCGCTATCAGGAGCTTTCAGCCGACGAAGCTCGCCTCATTCTCGCCGATCAACCCTATAAACTCGAAATACTCGACGGCCTGCAGAAGGGTGGCTGCGATGATCACGGCGAAAAAATCGGCGACGCCGTCCCGCAGCTCATCTCTCTTTATGAGCACGCTGATTTCCGCGATCTTTGCCGTGGTCCGCATGTCGCCTCGTGCCAGGACATCCCTTCCGACTGTTTCAAGCTGATGAAAATCGCCGGAGCCTACTGGCGCGGAGATGAAAAGCGGCCCATGCTGCAGCGTATCTATGCCCTGGCCTTTGCTTCCGCCGCCGACCTCCAGGAGCATCTGCATCGCCTCGAAGAGGCTGAAAAACGCGATCATCGAAAGCTCGGCAAGGAACTCAAACTCTTTTTCTTCCACGCCACCGCTCCCGGCATGCCCTACTGGTTGCCGCAGGGATTTTCCATCCTGAATCAGCTCATCCAATGGTGGCGCGAGGTTCATGAGCGCGAGGACTATGCGGAAATTTCGAGCCCTTTGATCAACTCCAAAAAGCTCTGGGAAATTTCCGGGCACTGGGAGCATTATCGCGACGATATGTTTGTGATGGCCTTGGACAAGGACGAAGTCTATGGCGTCAAACCCATGAACTGTCCGAATGCCATGATCGTCTTCAATCATGAAGCCAAAAGCTATCGCGACCTGCCTTTGCGCCTTTCCGATTGCGATGCCCTGCACCGGCACGAAAGGTCCGGTGCGCTGCACGGACTTTTGCGGGTGCAAAAATTTCAGCAGGATGATGCGCATATCTTCGTCGAAAATCAGGAGGACGCCATTCATCGTGAATTTCAGCGCATCCTCGAACTCGTCGATGAATTCTATCGCGTCTTCCGGCTGCCGTACCGCTTTCGTCTGGCAACCCAGCCGCAGGATTCCATGGGCGAAGCCGCTGATTGGCAAAGGGCGGAAGCCTGCCTCAGGCGGGTGCTGGATGAAAGGGGCGGCTCGTATGAGGTCGCCGTCGGGGACGGCGCTTTTTATGGACCCAAGATTGATATCCTGATTCAGGATGCCATCGGCCGCGACTGGCAGATGGGAACCCTGCAGCTCGACCTTCAGCTGCCGCAGCGCTTTGATTGTCAGTATGTGGATCGTGATGGGCAGCGCAAACATCCGGCCGTCATTCATCGCGTGATCTATGGATCCATGGAGCGTTTCATCGGCATTCTGATTGAACACTGCGAAGGCAGGTTTCCGGTCTGGCTGGCTCCAGTGCAGCTGCGCATCCTTCCGATCGCGGATCGTCATGAAGACTTTGCCCGTCGTGTTCAAAAAAGTCTCAGAGCCGCAGGAATTCGCGCCGATCTGGACGCGGATGCGCAAAGCCTCGGCCATCGCGTTCGGCAGTTTCGTTTGGAACGGATACCCTATGCGGTCGTCATCGGCGATCAGGAGGTCGAGCAGGGAAGACTCTCCTTGCGCTCGCGGGATGATGAAGGGCTTGTGTCTTTGAACGTGGACGAGCTGCTCGAAAAACTGAAGCGGGAAATTCAGGCGAAGTATATGAGGTGA
- a CDS encoding alpha/beta hydrolase: MSVFVTQAGTRIYYKDWGQGQPILFSHGWPLTADAWDGQMLYFGQQGYRVIAHDRRGHGRSEQTWDRNTMDQFADDLAELIDELNLGDLILVGHSTGGGEVTRYLGRHGTRRVSKLVLVGAIPPLMLKTKNNPRGLPLEAFDDIRKGVSLNRSQFYKDLSLPFYGYNREGAKISEGLRESFWLQGMQGSIKAEYDSVEQFSESDFTEDLKKIDIPTLIIHGSDDQIVPIQAAAMLSSKLIQHAQLKVYQDAPHGLAQTLPERFNADLLQFFRESAARSVSFDAHREASVSV; the protein is encoded by the coding sequence ATGAGTGTATTCGTTACACAGGCAGGAACAAGGATCTATTACAAAGATTGGGGACAAGGGCAGCCTATTCTTTTTTCTCATGGCTGGCCTTTAACCGCCGACGCTTGGGATGGACAGATGCTCTATTTTGGTCAGCAGGGTTATCGCGTGATTGCCCATGATCGTCGTGGACACGGACGTTCCGAGCAGACGTGGGATCGGAATACCATGGACCAGTTTGCAGATGATCTTGCGGAGCTTATTGATGAGCTGAATCTGGGCGATCTCATCCTTGTCGGCCACTCCACTGGCGGCGGCGAGGTCACTCGCTATCTTGGTCGTCATGGAACCCGTCGCGTCTCGAAACTTGTGCTCGTAGGTGCCATTCCACCTTTGATGCTCAAGACGAAAAACAATCCAAGGGGCTTGCCTTTGGAGGCGTTTGATGACATACGCAAAGGCGTTTCCCTCAATCGCTCTCAGTTTTACAAGGACTTGAGTCTGCCGTTCTATGGTTACAATCGAGAGGGCGCAAAGATCTCGGAAGGTCTTCGCGAATCCTTCTGGCTGCAGGGAATGCAGGGAAGCATCAAGGCCGAATATGATTCCGTGGAGCAATTCTCTGAATCCGATTTCACCGAAGATCTCAAGAAAATAGACATACCGACCTTGATTATTCATGGCAGTGATGATCAGATCGTCCCTATTCAAGCTGCAGCCATGCTTTCATCCAAACTGATTCAGCATGCCCAGTTAAAAGTTTACCAGGACGCGCCGCATGGTCTGGCTCAGACCCTGCCTGAGCGCTTCAATGCTGACCTTCTCCAGTTTTTCAGAGAATCCGCTGCCAGGTCGGTTTCTTTCGATGCCCATCGGGAAGCAAGCGTATCTGTTTGA